In Streptomyces sp. NBC_00878, a single window of DNA contains:
- a CDS encoding helix-turn-helix transcriptional regulator, with protein sequence MMMSVDTDLMRVLADPLRLRIVTLLAKETLCSTHLIEETGASQTNLSNHLKVLREAGVVETEPCGRFTYYRLKPDVIASLAGQFTDLAETARATAENDVKRSCP encoded by the coding sequence ATGATGATGTCAGTCGACACTGATCTGATGCGGGTTCTCGCTGACCCGCTCCGGCTCCGGATCGTCACCCTGCTGGCCAAGGAGACGCTCTGCAGCACCCACCTGATCGAGGAGACGGGGGCCAGCCAGACCAACCTCTCCAACCATCTGAAGGTGCTGCGCGAGGCCGGGGTCGTGGAGACGGAGCCGTGCGGCCGGTTCACCTACTACCGCCTCAAGCCCGACGTCATCGCCTCCCTGGCGGGCCAGTTCACCGACCTGGCGGAGACGGCACGGGCCACCGCCGAGAACGACGTCAAGCGGTCGTGTCCTTGA